CAGTGCGGTGGCGTTCCCAACCGGGAATTCCCGGTCGGTCGTGCCGGCGAACGCGCGCGCGGCCAAGGCTAGCGCTAGAGCGGCGGCGAGAACGCAGCCGCACAGTCTGCTCGTCGCGTTCATTGCACCATCCCTATTGTACCATCGCCGTGACAAGCGAGTCGGCGCGCGCAGCAAGCAGCGCCGCCAGATCCTTTGCCTGCGCACGAATCTCAGGCATCGCGGTGGTCTCGATCAGCGTGCCGAAGCGTACGGGACCGATCGCGTAGACACGCGTCGACTCGGCCCCGCTTGCATCACGCAACGCACCGCTCGGGGCAACGTCGATGCCGATCGACGATTGGAGCGGATGCATGATGCCTTGCTCCAGTAGATTGCCGATGAGCGGATTCTCGAGCAGCCGAAAATCGTGCGCCGGGCCGCTGCAGTTGATCGCGCGGCCAATCTCCAGTTCAAGTGTTTGTTCACTGCCGCGAACGGTTATCGCCACGCGCAGCCCGCGATCCGTCGCGATGAACCTGCCGGTGCGCCCCGCAAGCATTCGGAGTGTTCCTGCGGCGATCTCTTCGGCGATCGCTTTTGCCACATCCGGTGCCATTCGATGACGGTGTGCGTTCCAATATGGAATGACGTGACGCATGAAGCGACGCTGTTCGTGCACGGAAAGCGCTTGCCAGAGGGCGTTCGTGCGTGGACGTAGGCCGTCGACCGCGGCACGCCACCGATGTGGACGGCCGCCCGCCACGGAGCGGAACGCTCCGAGAAGATCGCGCGTCGTGACCGCCTCCGGCTTCGAGTCGCGGGGCGCATCGAAGATCCGATGCTCGTGCGGGAGCAGGCCGCGGCGTGAGATCATCCAGATCGTGCCGCGATGGCCGTTGCTGCGCAGGGCGATGACCGCATCAACGGCGGTTAGACCCGTACCCAACAGCAGCACGCGTTCTTCGCGATCGGCGCAGTTCAACGCGCCCTCTTCCCACGCCGAGGCGAAGAATCGATCGCCGGCGACGACATCCGCGTTCGCTCGCGTCCACGGCGCGGGGTTCGCGTTCCCGGTCGCGACGATCAGCACGTCACCGCGAAGGACGCGGCCCTCTTCGCAGATCGCACGAACCCCCGATGAATCGACCGACGCAGCAAGCACACTCGAACGCTCCACACCCCAGCGCACTCCCGCGAAGTCGCTGCTTGCCTGCGCGATCGCCTCGAGATAATCGCCGTAGAACCGTCGCGGGACGTACGATGCGGCGCCGTATGCATCACCGTGGCTTGCGCGCAGAAATTCGACGAAGTGATCCGGCCGCTCATCGAACGCCGACATCCGTCCGGCCGGAACGTTGAGCACGTGCGCAAGACACGGAGTCGAGTAGGCCATGCCGCGCCCAATGCTCGCACGCGGCTCTACGATGATCACGCGCGCGGATGCGGACTTATGAACCAAGCGTGTCGCCGTCAGCAGGCCGCTCGCGCCGCCGCCTGCGATAATCGCGGTGAATTCAGGCATCGTAACGAAGATCGACGCGCCGCGCGCT
The Candidatus Baltobacteraceae bacterium genome window above contains:
- a CDS encoding FAD/NAD(P)-binding protein — encoded protein: MPEFTAIIAGGGASGLLTATRLVHKSASARVIIVEPRASIGRGMAYSTPCLAHVLNVPAGRMSAFDERPDHFVEFLRASHGDAYGAASYVPRRFYGDYLEAIAQASSDFAGVRWGVERSSVLAASVDSSGVRAICEEGRVLRGDVLIVATGNANPAPWTRANADVVAGDRFFASAWEEGALNCADREERVLLLGTGLTAVDAVIALRSNGHRGTIWMISRRGLLPHEHRIFDAPRDSKPEAVTTRDLLGAFRSVAGGRPHRWRAAVDGLRPRTNALWQALSVHEQRRFMRHVIPYWNAHRHRMAPDVAKAIAEEIAAGTLRMLAGRTGRFIATDRGLRVAITVRGSEQTLELEIGRAINCSGPAHDFRLLENPLIGNLLEQGIMHPLQSSIGIDVAPSGALRDASGAESTRVYAIGPVRFGTLIETTAMPEIRAQAKDLAALLAARADSLVTAMVQ